GAACACGCCCCTCATTGGTGAGGCCATCGTTGAAACGCCCCTTCCGTGGCGCTCTAGGTTTCAGTCCTTTGCTGCGCTGGGCCCGGGTCCCAGACCGCGAGACCCCCGTCGCCGCGGGTGGTGGATCACGCTCGCCAGTCCCCCAGCCAACGGGCGAACGCCCCGGGCCGGTGACAGCCCTGCAGGTACCCGGCGAAGCTCTCGATGGCGGCCGCGGTGCCGACGTCTCGTCCGGCAGCCTTGCTCATGATCCACTTGTGGTCTCCAAGATAGACGAACAGGTCGCCGAGCGAACGGCCGGGGAAGTACCGCAGGAGACGCCTTGCGCGCAATTCTTCCACCGTGGGGAGGTAGACGCGCGTATACCACTCG
This genomic stretch from bacterium harbors:
- a CDS encoding DUF4032 domain-containing protein — protein: EWYTRVYLPTVEELRARRLLRYFPGRSLGDLFVYLGDHKWIMSKAAGRDVGTAAAIESFAGYLQGCHRPGAFARWLGDWRA